The proteins below come from a single Plantactinospora sp. KBS50 genomic window:
- a CDS encoding extracellular solute-binding protein encodes MRKGYRTWIAASSAVLAASLALTGCGSGGEQKTADGRTVVTFWQQKFEDYQQAWFKKQVDTFNTNQTKIKVDLQVVPADTWPQKLKAAQAAGKAPDIATTNYGNIPAAVANGELAELDGLLPTEAFDDIKDNVRSFVTINGKHYAYPMLVEPSTVLYYRTDLAEAAGLDPAKPPASWAELDTWAAKLTQGKVKGMTIASAAPDLGWSSWGLQYNACGHLPVADDWSKSVATEPCFERLLGLYKGLYQGGYMPKQPKVGYADGTPYGQGEVAMMAGGSWVVGQLKNEFPKMIEKTAVAPFPSVDGDPSRTTATLGGWTLTVDAKSKAKQDAAEFVAWLLAGEPAIMADFFKASGFSKYTVRTSVDEALASNADASADPFMKIISERVVPNGKAEPAYPWDISLAFGTAIESAMKGGSDAPAALRKADAAINDVIKKQSLAGTAPTR; translated from the coding sequence GTGCGCAAGGGGTACAGGACGTGGATCGCGGCGTCGTCGGCGGTCCTGGCCGCCTCGCTGGCGCTGACCGGATGCGGCAGCGGCGGCGAGCAGAAGACCGCCGACGGCAGGACGGTGGTCACCTTCTGGCAACAGAAGTTCGAGGACTACCAGCAGGCCTGGTTCAAGAAGCAGGTCGACACGTTCAACACCAACCAGACCAAGATCAAGGTTGACCTCCAGGTCGTACCGGCCGACACCTGGCCGCAGAAGCTGAAGGCCGCGCAGGCCGCCGGCAAGGCCCCCGACATCGCGACCACCAACTACGGCAACATCCCGGCCGCCGTGGCCAACGGCGAGCTGGCCGAGCTGGACGGGCTGCTGCCGACCGAGGCGTTCGACGACATCAAGGACAACGTCCGCAGCTTCGTCACCATCAACGGCAAGCACTACGCGTACCCGATGCTCGTGGAACCGTCCACGGTGCTGTACTACCGCACGGACCTGGCCGAGGCGGCCGGCCTGGACCCGGCGAAGCCGCCGGCGTCCTGGGCCGAACTCGACACCTGGGCCGCCAAGCTGACCCAGGGCAAGGTCAAGGGGATGACGATCGCCTCGGCGGCGCCCGATCTGGGCTGGTCGAGCTGGGGCCTGCAGTACAACGCCTGCGGGCACCTGCCGGTGGCCGACGACTGGTCGAAGTCGGTGGCCACGGAGCCGTGCTTCGAGCGGCTGCTGGGTCTGTACAAGGGCCTCTACCAGGGCGGGTACATGCCCAAGCAGCCGAAGGTCGGGTACGCCGACGGCACCCCGTACGGTCAGGGCGAGGTCGCGATGATGGCCGGCGGATCGTGGGTGGTGGGCCAGCTCAAGAACGAGTTCCCGAAGATGATCGAGAAGACGGCGGTGGCGCCGTTCCCGTCGGTCGACGGCGATCCGAGCCGGACCACCGCGACGCTCGGCGGCTGGACGCTGACCGTGGACGCCAAGTCGAAGGCCAAGCAGGACGCGGCCGAGTTCGTCGCCTGGCTGCTGGCCGGCGAGCCGGCCATCATGGCCGACTTCTTCAAGGCCAGCGGCTTCTCCAAGTACACCGTGCGCACGTCGGTGGACGAGGCGCTGGCCAGCAACGCGGACGCCTCGGCCGACCCGTTCATGAAGATCATCTCCGAGAGGGTGGTGCCGAACGGCAAGGCCGAGCCGGCGTACCCGTGGGACATCTCGCTGGCCTTCGGCACGGCGATCGAGTCGGCCATGAAGGGCGGCAGTGACGCCCCGGCGGCGCTGCGGAAGGCGGACGCCGCCATCAACGACGTCATCAAGAAGCAGTCCCTTGCCGGAACGGCACCGACCCGCTAG
- a CDS encoding carbohydrate ABC transporter permease, whose product MALVQQPAGPAASTAAVPPVPPAPAGRRRRRVPAARQGRENLTAYLMIAPMVILLSIFVAWPLAYSVYLSTFKISFYQEPEFVGLDFYGYVLESAGFWHSIVVGLYYALLTVPTIMALSLLLATFIKSLSKRAAAFMKTTVYLPAVMSTVVTSVLFVFMYQDEGVANWLLGLLSQGPVNWLNDPHLALPAIAIPGIWLGFGISTLIMLAGLLDIPDSYYEQAQIDGAGWFTQLRHITIPLLKNVLLYLFVTGFTLAIQMLDLPLIMTGGGPVEATNTPNLYIFDSFRDLTPYATSFSLTAALLLFAVIGAISMVVFRLVRSDKAVDG is encoded by the coding sequence GTGGCCCTAGTGCAGCAACCGGCCGGACCGGCGGCGTCGACCGCCGCCGTCCCGCCCGTCCCACCCGCGCCGGCCGGGCGCCGCAGGCGGCGGGTGCCGGCGGCCCGGCAGGGGCGGGAGAACCTGACCGCGTACCTGATGATCGCCCCGATGGTGATCCTGCTGAGCATCTTCGTGGCCTGGCCGCTGGCCTACTCGGTGTACCTCAGCACCTTCAAGATCAGCTTCTATCAGGAACCCGAGTTCGTCGGGCTCGACTTCTACGGGTACGTGCTGGAGAGCGCCGGCTTCTGGCACTCGATCGTCGTCGGCCTGTACTACGCGCTGCTGACCGTGCCCACGATCATGGCGCTGTCGCTGCTGCTGGCCACCTTCATCAAGTCGCTCAGCAAGCGGGCCGCGGCGTTCATGAAGACCACCGTGTACCTGCCGGCGGTGATGTCCACGGTGGTGACCTCGGTGCTGTTCGTCTTCATGTACCAGGACGAGGGCGTCGCCAACTGGCTGCTCGGCCTGCTCAGCCAGGGCCCGGTGAACTGGCTCAACGACCCGCACCTGGCGCTGCCGGCCATCGCCATCCCGGGGATCTGGCTCGGCTTCGGCATCTCCACCCTGATCATGCTGGCCGGGCTGCTCGACATCCCGGACAGCTACTACGAGCAGGCCCAGATCGACGGCGCCGGCTGGTTCACCCAGCTTCGGCACATCACCATCCCCCTGCTGAAGAACGTGCTGCTGTACCTGTTCGTCACCGGGTTCACGCTGGCCATCCAGATGCTCGACCTGCCGTTGATCATGACGGGCGGCGGGCCGGTGGAGGCGACCAACACCCCCAACCTCTACATCTTCGATTCCTTCCGCGACCTCACCCCGTACGCCACCAGCTTCTCGCTGACCGCCGCGCTGCTGCTGTTCGCGGTCATCGGGGCGATCTCGATGGTGGTCTTCCGGCTGGTCCGGTCCGACAAGGCCGTGGACGGCTAG
- a CDS encoding carbohydrate ABC transporter permease: protein MPARLPRQVASGVLMVLITVSILFPVAWMAIAGFKGRTEVLRSPFQFFPDMWRFDNYAKILQDPQFARAMVVTFVGALLFTVLSLTVNSLAAYAFARLEFRGKRFWWVYCITPMFIPTMAIMLTSFVVVSKLNMLNTLAVLIIPGAASGAQMFFLRQFYLGFPIAVEEAALIDGASRWQIFTRLFLAQSGAPFVVMGIASYLAYWNAYVWPILTITDPNLTQIMQFLGNFRSDRGNQWELLMAGSTLASLPTIILLLIFQRFIVNGVRISGIK from the coding sequence ATGCCAGCGCGTCTTCCCCGGCAGGTCGCCTCGGGCGTCCTGATGGTCCTGATCACGGTCAGCATTCTGTTCCCGGTGGCCTGGATGGCGATCGCCGGTTTCAAGGGCCGTACCGAGGTGCTCCGGTCACCGTTCCAGTTCTTCCCGGACATGTGGCGCTTCGACAACTACGCGAAGATCCTCCAGGATCCGCAGTTCGCCCGGGCGATGGTCGTCACGTTCGTCGGGGCGCTGCTGTTCACGGTGCTCAGCCTCACGGTGAACTCGCTGGCCGCGTACGCGTTCGCCCGGCTGGAGTTCCGCGGCAAGCGCTTCTGGTGGGTCTACTGCATCACCCCGATGTTCATCCCCACCATGGCGATCATGCTGACCTCGTTCGTCGTGGTGTCGAAGCTGAACATGCTGAACACGCTGGCCGTGCTGATCATCCCGGGCGCCGCCTCCGGGGCGCAGATGTTCTTCCTGCGGCAGTTCTACCTGGGCTTCCCGATCGCCGTCGAGGAGGCGGCGCTGATCGACGGCGCGAGCCGGTGGCAGATCTTCACCCGGCTGTTCCTGGCGCAGTCCGGCGCCCCGTTCGTGGTGATGGGCATCGCGTCCTACCTGGCCTACTGGAACGCCTACGTCTGGCCGATCCTGACCATCACCGACCCGAACCTCACCCAGATCATGCAGTTCCTCGGCAACTTCCGCTCCGACCGCGGCAACCAGTGGGAGCTGCTGATGGCCGGCTCCACCCTGGCGTCGCTGCCGACCATCATCCTGCTGTTGATCTTCCAGCGGTTCATCGTGAACGGCGTGCGCATCTCCGGCATCAAGTGA
- a CDS encoding FG-GAP-like repeat-containing protein produces the protein MLTGSLTAPAAALAAPVFKAPFPCGQRWTYSHHDGEVRLALDFVRADGGTTNGTPQLASAAGVAHRYSEPGGAGNYIAIDHGGGWTTYHFHLSAYSVADGAYVQQGQQIGITGSTGNSSGPHAHYEQLLNGVGQTIAINGVSLAPYPGVYDQKYLVSDNCGQSAPPVPVAGSSTDFNGDGKDDIITFTLGTRNDVYVATSTGSAFAGTSVKWSDYFGLTGETPLTGDFNGDGKDDIITFTGGTLADVYVELSTGTTFCCGAKWHDWFAPAGEIPAVGDVNGDGKDDIITFTHNNLADVYVALSTGTTFTPAQKWHDWFAPTGETPAVADVNGDGKADIITFTQGTTTTADVYVALSTGTTFQPAQKWHDLFSLTGEQPRVGDINGDGKADIVTFTCNPDADVYAATSTGTTFTGTTIKWHDHFCLTGEHPYLGDVNGDGKDDLIVFTQGTTNDVYTALSTGTTFQPSQKWHDYFGLTGEITY, from the coding sequence GTGCTGACCGGTTCGCTCACCGCACCGGCGGCCGCGCTCGCCGCACCCGTCTTCAAGGCGCCGTTCCCGTGCGGGCAACGGTGGACGTACAGCCACCACGACGGCGAGGTCCGGCTGGCCCTGGACTTCGTCCGCGCCGACGGCGGCACCACCAACGGGACCCCGCAGCTCGCGTCGGCCGCGGGCGTGGCCCACCGGTACTCCGAGCCCGGCGGGGCCGGCAACTACATCGCCATCGACCACGGCGGCGGCTGGACCACCTACCACTTCCACCTCAGCGCCTACTCGGTCGCCGACGGCGCGTACGTCCAGCAGGGCCAGCAGATCGGGATCACCGGCAGCACCGGCAACTCCTCCGGCCCGCACGCCCACTACGAGCAACTGCTCAACGGCGTCGGCCAGACCATCGCCATCAACGGGGTGTCGCTGGCCCCGTACCCCGGGGTCTACGACCAGAAGTACCTGGTCAGCGACAACTGCGGGCAGTCCGCGCCGCCGGTGCCGGTGGCCGGGTCGTCGACCGACTTCAACGGCGACGGCAAAGACGACATCATCACCTTCACCCTCGGCACCCGCAACGACGTCTACGTCGCCACCTCCACCGGATCAGCCTTCGCCGGCACCTCAGTGAAGTGGAGCGACTACTTCGGCCTCACCGGCGAAACCCCCCTCACCGGAGACTTCAACGGCGACGGCAAAGACGACATCATCACCTTCACCGGCGGCACCCTCGCCGACGTCTACGTCGAGCTGTCCACCGGCACCACCTTCTGCTGCGGCGCCAAATGGCACGACTGGTTCGCCCCCGCCGGAGAAATCCCCGCCGTCGGCGACGTCAACGGCGACGGCAAAGACGACATCATCACCTTCACCCACAACAACCTCGCCGACGTCTACGTCGCCCTCTCCACCGGCACCACCTTCACCCCCGCCCAAAAATGGCACGACTGGTTCGCCCCCACCGGCGAAACCCCCGCCGTCGCCGACGTCAACGGAGACGGCAAAGCCGACATCATCACCTTCACCCAAGGCACCACCACCACCGCCGACGTCTACGTCGCCCTCTCCACCGGCACCACCTTCCAACCCGCCCAAAAATGGCACGACCTGTTCTCCCTCACCGGCGAACAACCCCGCGTCGGCGACATCAACGGAGACGGCAAAGCCGACATCGTCACCTTCACCTGCAACCCCGACGCCGACGTCTACGCCGCCACCTCCACCGGAACAACCTTCACCGGCACCACCATCAAATGGCACGACCACTTCTGCCTCACCGGCGAACACCCCTACCTCGGCGACGTCAACGGCGACGGCAAAGACGACCTCATCGTCTTCACCCAAGGCACCACCAACGACGTCTACACCGCCCTCTCCACCGGAACCACCTTCCAACCCAGCCAAAAATGGCACGACTACTTCGGCCTCACCGGCGAAATCACCTACTGA
- a CDS encoding family 43 glycosylhydrolase translates to MGAGAGRRRTARMLAAALLGAALVALPARPAAADDPVRSEAEALPVVAATAPVQAQANCCGVSWSAGRQLWLRGTRAGDSVTVTLPAVPAGQYDLGGVLTRAADYGTLRFAVDGVAIGQLFDGYAPTVRIVAGVPLGSASLTAGSHRLTVTVTGRASAATGYFAGLDTITLRRVGPQATVSTLGYELPGETPSRGALTRVYNPGAGQSTGWYYNDHTIVRDQQTGVWHLFGITHAEPGAPQDEKTFGHATAPAPTGPWTTQAAALTADPSAGEQWIWAPHVVYDQGTYHMFYAAGNPDLTSYRMQLATSTDLYHWTRSPANPLFTDGWEARDPMVTRIGDRWVMYYTATSDRTGGNHVVAYRASTDLRTWSARSVAYASPVTGRAGGQTESPFVVHRGDWYYLFVCCDGTDYTAAYRRTAVYRSQDPFHFDGAEKVTVLDAHAAEVVTDGDTWYLSHAGWGQGGLWLAPLTWTAGVVARGYTISTDFLRADVRTWPTTRIAALAVDPAGTGDHRRVLDSSHRGTGPYLAVGRFDITDRAGTPSRIDVSADGSRINLVGIPFGDEPVSADWLLTVAPRWTGPALQSDLVWSVTGPPTAAVWEVAFNIDGALAAVGDPAVAARPTGDVAGMPRWTMTTGGGLSLVTAHREGSAWRGDNTWYDAGHAMAAWQPLWRSGGTGWAVGAYPGGTWRLAASAADRDVAFADTVYTAINTVP, encoded by the coding sequence ATGGGTGCTGGTGCCGGCCGGCGGCGTACCGCACGGATGCTCGCCGCCGCGCTGCTCGGCGCGGCCCTGGTGGCCCTGCCCGCGCGACCGGCCGCCGCCGACGACCCGGTCCGGTCCGAGGCCGAGGCGCTCCCGGTGGTCGCCGCGACCGCACCGGTGCAGGCCCAGGCCAACTGCTGCGGGGTGAGCTGGTCGGCCGGGCGGCAACTGTGGCTGCGCGGCACCCGCGCGGGCGACTCGGTCACCGTGACCCTGCCCGCGGTGCCGGCCGGCCAGTACGACCTGGGCGGCGTGCTGACCCGGGCCGCCGACTACGGCACCCTGCGGTTCGCGGTCGACGGGGTGGCCATCGGCCAGCTCTTCGACGGCTACGCCCCGACCGTGCGGATCGTCGCCGGGGTGCCGCTCGGCTCGGCCTCGCTGACCGCCGGCAGTCACCGGCTGACCGTGACGGTGACCGGTCGGGCCTCGGCGGCCACCGGCTACTTCGCCGGGCTGGACACGATCACCCTGCGCCGGGTCGGCCCGCAGGCCACCGTCAGCACGCTCGGTTACGAACTGCCCGGGGAGACCCCGAGCCGCGGCGCGCTGACCCGGGTCTACAACCCGGGCGCCGGCCAGAGCACCGGGTGGTACTACAACGACCACACGATCGTGCGGGATCAGCAGACCGGAGTCTGGCACCTGTTCGGCATCACCCACGCCGAACCCGGGGCGCCGCAGGACGAGAAGACCTTCGGGCACGCCACCGCGCCCGCGCCGACCGGGCCGTGGACCACCCAGGCCGCGGCGCTGACCGCCGACCCGTCCGCCGGCGAACAGTGGATCTGGGCGCCGCACGTGGTCTACGACCAGGGCACGTACCACATGTTCTACGCCGCCGGAAACCCGGACCTGACCAGCTACCGGATGCAGCTGGCCACCTCCACCGACCTGTACCACTGGACGCGCAGCCCGGCCAACCCGCTGTTCACCGACGGCTGGGAGGCGCGCGACCCGATGGTGACCCGGATCGGCGACCGGTGGGTCATGTACTACACGGCCACCTCCGACCGGACCGGCGGCAACCACGTCGTCGCCTACCGGGCCAGCACCGACCTGCGGACCTGGAGCGCCCGGTCGGTCGCGTACGCTTCCCCGGTGACCGGGCGGGCCGGCGGGCAGACCGAGTCGCCGTTCGTGGTCCACCGCGGCGACTGGTACTACCTCTTCGTCTGCTGCGACGGCACCGACTACACCGCCGCGTACCGGCGGACCGCCGTCTACCGCAGCCAGGACCCGTTCCACTTCGACGGCGCCGAGAAGGTGACCGTGCTGGACGCGCACGCCGCCGAGGTGGTGACCGACGGCGACACCTGGTACCTCAGCCACGCCGGCTGGGGCCAGGGCGGGCTGTGGCTGGCCCCGCTGACCTGGACCGCCGGCGTGGTGGCCCGGGGCTACACGATCAGCACCGACTTCCTCCGGGCCGACGTGCGGACCTGGCCCACCACCCGGATCGCGGCGCTGGCCGTGGACCCGGCGGGCACCGGCGACCACCGCCGGGTCCTCGACTCCTCACACCGGGGCACCGGGCCGTACCTGGCGGTCGGGCGCTTCGACATCACCGACCGGGCCGGTACGCCGAGCCGGATCGACGTCTCCGCGGACGGCTCCCGGATCAACCTGGTCGGCATCCCGTTCGGCGACGAGCCGGTCAGCGCCGACTGGCTGCTGACCGTGGCGCCGCGGTGGACCGGACCGGCCCTGCAGAGCGACCTCGTCTGGTCGGTCACCGGCCCGCCCACCGCCGCGGTGTGGGAGGTGGCCTTCAACATCGACGGCGCGCTGGCCGCGGTCGGCGACCCGGCCGTGGCCGCCCGGCCGACCGGCGACGTCGCCGGGATGCCCCGGTGGACCATGACCACGGGCGGCGGACTGTCGCTTGTCACCGCCCACCGCGAGGGCTCGGCCTGGCGCGGCGACAACACCTGGTACGACGCCGGGCACGCGATGGCCGCCTGGCAGCCGCTGTGGCGTTCCGGCGGCACCGGGTGGGCGGTCGGGGCGTACCCCGGCGGGACCTGGCGGCTGGCGGCGAGCGCCGCCGACCGGGACGTCGCCTTCGCCGACACCGTCTACACCGCGATCAACACCGTTCCGTGA
- a CDS encoding zinc-dependent alcohol dehydrogenase family protein — MRAVVIAEPGRFGVTRVPDPTPAAGEIVVAPRAAGVCGTDLHIIDGEFPPAPFPLVPGHEFAGEVVALGAGVTGIRTGDRVAVDPSLFCGTCVYCRRQRGNLCQRWGAIGDTVDGAFAEYVAVPAGNAHPVPDSLGWAAAALVEPLSCVVHGLRRLAMAPGSELLIVGAGTIGLLLAQAARRSGAARIAVVDTDPGRRELAASLGADTVAGSVDALLAERDIGFEYAIEATGVPAAAQAALTGLARGGTLLVFGVSPADASVRLSPFQVYNDELTILGSMAVLHTFEPAITLMTSGAIAADRMVTDTFALDDFPDAVRAVRARTGLKVQVA; from the coding sequence GTGAGGGCCGTCGTCATCGCCGAGCCCGGCCGGTTCGGCGTCACCCGGGTACCCGACCCCACCCCGGCGGCCGGCGAGATCGTGGTGGCGCCGCGGGCGGCCGGGGTGTGCGGCACCGACCTGCACATCATCGACGGCGAGTTCCCGCCCGCGCCGTTCCCGCTGGTCCCCGGGCACGAGTTCGCCGGCGAGGTGGTGGCGCTCGGCGCCGGCGTGACCGGCATCCGCACCGGCGACCGGGTGGCGGTGGACCCGTCGCTGTTCTGCGGGACCTGCGTCTACTGCCGCCGGCAGCGCGGCAACCTGTGCCAGCGCTGGGGCGCGATCGGCGACACCGTCGACGGCGCCTTCGCCGAGTACGTGGCGGTGCCGGCCGGCAACGCTCATCCGGTGCCGGACTCGCTGGGCTGGGCGGCGGCCGCCCTGGTCGAGCCGCTGTCCTGTGTGGTGCACGGCCTGCGCCGGCTGGCCATGGCGCCCGGCTCCGAACTGCTGATCGTCGGGGCGGGCACGATCGGGCTGCTGCTGGCCCAGGCGGCCCGGCGCAGCGGCGCGGCCCGGATCGCCGTGGTCGACACCGATCCCGGTCGCCGGGAACTCGCAGCCAGCCTCGGCGCCGACACCGTCGCCGGCTCGGTCGACGCGCTGCTCGCCGAGCGGGACATCGGCTTCGAGTACGCGATCGAGGCCACCGGCGTACCGGCGGCGGCCCAGGCGGCGCTGACCGGCCTGGCCCGCGGCGGCACGCTGCTGGTGTTCGGCGTGAGCCCGGCCGACGCGTCGGTCCGGCTCTCCCCGTTCCAGGTGTACAACGACGAGCTGACCATCCTCGGGTCGATGGCGGTGCTGCACACCTTCGAGCCCGCCATCACCCTGATGACCTCCGGCGCCATCGCGGCGGACCGGATGGTGACCGACACCTTCGCGCTCGACGACTTCCCGGACGCCGTCCGGGCGGTCCGCGCGCGTACCGGACTCAAGGTGCAGGTGGCATGA
- a CDS encoding fucose isomerase, with protein sequence MTGYTLPAPTRRPAAEPATIYAVASGDLRRSANVTCWPVQQRLEADFAAAAGALGWSVRRAHEVDPVAGHGFIDSQRRGIEVFKTIPPDAPLVVIDAVWQYSHHVLAGLRSHRGPILIVANWSGEFPGLVGLLNLTASLTKAGVPHSTLWSADFTDAWARDGLRTWLETGTLRHDQSHVRDLPALDPTRPEVELGVALARQLRDDKAVIGVFDEGCMGMYNAIIDDELLNPLGVYKERLSQSALVAEMGRVGDEEAKAVRDWLDRAGLTFHFGTDEATELTESQVTSQLKMYIAALRISDDFGLDAVGIQYQQGLKDVVPASDLAEGLLNNADRPPVFSRDGGRELYPGVPLPHFNEVDEGVAVDALVTNRIWTAMGFDPETTLHDIRWGAEYDGEFVWVFEISGAVPAAHHGGYPNSHSMRQPPMYFPLGGGTLSGVSKPGHIVWSRVFIADGSLHVDIGRGHVAALPEEETQRRLAATTPQWPIMHAVLHGVDRDQLMARHKANHVQVAYAPDAAGADRALLAKAALFAELGLTVHLCGQVELP encoded by the coding sequence ATGACCGGCTACACCCTTCCCGCGCCCACCCGGCGGCCGGCGGCAGAGCCGGCCACCATCTACGCGGTGGCCAGCGGCGACCTCCGGCGCAGCGCCAACGTCACCTGCTGGCCGGTGCAGCAGAGGCTGGAGGCGGACTTCGCCGCGGCGGCCGGCGCGCTCGGCTGGAGCGTACGGCGGGCACACGAGGTCGACCCGGTCGCCGGGCACGGCTTCATCGACAGCCAGCGCCGCGGCATCGAGGTGTTCAAGACGATCCCGCCCGACGCGCCGCTGGTGGTCATCGACGCGGTGTGGCAGTACAGCCATCACGTCCTGGCCGGGCTGCGCAGCCACCGCGGGCCGATCCTGATCGTGGCCAACTGGTCCGGCGAGTTCCCCGGCCTGGTCGGGCTGCTGAACCTGACCGCCAGCCTGACCAAGGCCGGCGTGCCGCACTCGACGCTGTGGAGCGCGGACTTCACCGACGCGTGGGCCCGGGACGGGCTGCGCACCTGGCTGGAGACCGGCACGCTGCGGCACGACCAGAGCCACGTCCGGGACCTGCCGGCGCTGGACCCGACCCGCCCCGAGGTCGAGCTCGGAGTGGCGCTGGCCCGGCAGTTGCGCGACGACAAGGCCGTGATCGGCGTCTTCGACGAGGGCTGCATGGGCATGTACAACGCGATAATCGACGACGAGCTGCTCAACCCGCTGGGTGTCTACAAGGAGCGGCTGTCGCAGAGCGCTTTGGTGGCCGAGATGGGCCGGGTCGGCGACGAGGAGGCCAAGGCGGTCCGGGACTGGCTGGACCGGGCCGGCCTGACCTTCCACTTCGGTACGGACGAGGCCACCGAGCTGACCGAGAGCCAGGTCACCAGCCAACTGAAGATGTACATCGCCGCGCTGCGGATCAGCGACGACTTCGGCCTGGACGCGGTGGGCATCCAGTACCAGCAGGGGCTCAAGGACGTGGTGCCGGCCAGCGACCTGGCCGAGGGGCTGTTGAACAACGCCGACCGGCCCCCGGTGTTCAGCCGGGACGGCGGCCGGGAGCTCTACCCCGGCGTACCGCTGCCGCACTTCAACGAGGTCGACGAGGGCGTCGCGGTGGACGCGCTGGTGACCAACCGGATCTGGACCGCGATGGGCTTCGACCCGGAGACCACGCTGCACGACATCCGGTGGGGCGCCGAGTACGACGGCGAGTTCGTCTGGGTCTTCGAGATCTCCGGCGCGGTGCCGGCCGCGCACCACGGCGGCTACCCGAACAGCCACAGCATGCGGCAGCCGCCGATGTACTTCCCGCTCGGCGGCGGCACCCTGAGCGGGGTGTCCAAGCCCGGGCACATCGTCTGGTCGCGGGTCTTCATCGCCGACGGCTCGCTGCACGTCGACATCGGCCGCGGGCACGTCGCCGCGCTGCCGGAGGAGGAGACGCAGCGCCGGCTGGCGGCCACCACCCCGCAGTGGCCGATCATGCACGCCGTCCTGCACGGGGTCGACCGGGACCAGTTGATGGCCCGTCACAAGGCCAACCACGTCCAGGTCGCGTACGCCCCGGACGCCGCCGGCGCGGACCGGGCGCTGCTGGCCAAGGCGGCCCTCTTCGCCGAACTGGGGCTGACCGTGCACCTGTGCGGGCAGGTCGAGCTGCCGTGA